In the Larimichthys crocea isolate SSNF chromosome XXI, L_crocea_2.0, whole genome shotgun sequence genome, one interval contains:
- the cdkn1bb gene encoding cyclin dependent kinase inhibitor 1Bb, which yields MSDVRLSNGSPTLERTDQQRVSDHPKPSACRSLFGSVDHEELNRDLKGHLREMEEAASAKWGFDFANHKPLSNGRLEWELVDCRDVPDFYNGQTRRGENKKKQMKQKKKGVCSAGNNNVDLNGNHSCVVVTPSEDSGRSDAQMECTEQCTGLRKRPACHDTSAQTKRSHTSSSSSDEVSCPNLNHSAEHTPRKTSPKRQT from the exons ATGTCAGATGTTCGGTTATCAAACGGGAGCCCGACGCTGGAGCGCACGGACCAGCAGCGGGTGTCCGATCACCCGAAACCGTCCGCCTGCAGGAGCCTGTTCGGCTCGGTGGATCACGAAGAGTTAAACAGGGATTTAAAGGGACATTTGCGGGAGATGGAAGAGGCTGCCTCCGCCAAGTGGGGCTTCGACTTCGCCAATCACAAGCCGCTGTCCAACGGGAGGCTCGAGTGGGAATTAGTGGATTGCAGAGACGTGCCGGATTTCTACAACGGGCAAACGCGCAGGGGggagaacaagaagaagcagatgaagcagaagaagaagggcgTCTGCTCTGCTGGGAATAACAATGTGGATCTAAACGGGAATCATAGCTGTGTGGTGGTGACACCGAGCGAAGACAGCGGCAGGTCTGACGCGCAGATGGAGTGCACGGAGCAGTGCACCGGGCTGAGGAAAAGACCTGCATGCCACG ACACCTCGGCTCAGACTAAGAGgtcacacaccagcagcagcagctcagatgaGGTTAGTTGTCCGAACCTGAACCActctgcagaacacacacccaGAAAGACGAGTCCCAAGAGGCAGACGTGA